The genomic region GCCTGCATCACGGCACCGTTTCGATCCGCAGCAAGGAGGGCGAAGGCACCGAGGTCGCCTGCCGCATTCCGTCGTCCGAAATGCCGAAGATCATCGCGGCCGAATAATGAAGCATCTGCAACGGTTCCTGAAGGACGAGGCAGCCACCATCGGGCTGGGCGAAGACCTGGCGCTGGCGCTGAAGGCCGGCGATTGCGTCGCCTTGTCAGGCGATCTCGGCGCGGGAAAATCGACCTTCGCGCGCGCGCTGCTCCGCGCCATCGCCGACGACGAGACGCTCGAAGTGCCGAGCCCCACCTTCACGCTCGTGCAAAACTACGACCTGCGCATCCCCGTCGCCCATTTTGATCTCTATCGTCTCGCCGACGCTTCGGAACTCGACGAACTCGGCTTCGACGAGGCCCTTTCCGAGGGGATCTGCCTCGTCGAATGGCCGGAAAAGGCGGAGGAGGCGCTCCCTTCCGAACGCATCACGCTCACCTTCACGCACGAAGGCGAAGGGCGCCGGCTTGCCATTTCCGCGCCCGATGCTTCGTTCGAGCGGATCTCCCGCTCGCTGGCGATCCGCAGTTTCCTCTCTCAAAACGGTCTTGCGGCCGCGCGTCGCCGCCATTTGAGCGGTGACGCTTCGGTGAGGGCCTACGAGCGAATCCGCGGCAATGCTGATCCGGCGAAGGTTCTGATGGATGCGCCAAGGCACAAGCCCGGACCCATACTCCAGGACGGAAAATACTACCAGCAGCTTGCGCATCTTGCCGAGGACGTCGTTCCGTTCGTCGCGATCTCCGAACTGCTGCGCGGGCGCGGCTTCGCCGCACCGGCGATCTATGCCCGCGATCTCGACAAGGGCATCCTGCTGATCGAGGATCTGGGCTCCGAGGGTATTGTCGACGCGGCCGGAAAGCCGATCGCCGAGCGCTATCTAGAAAGCGTGCGCCTGCTCGCCCGCCTTCACGGCGAACCGCCGACACGCGAGATTGCCATTGGAGACGGCCTCGTCCATCGCATTCCCGATTTCGACCGCACGGCGATCAAGATCGAGACGAGCCTGTTGATCGACTGGTACCTGCCATGGAAGCGCGGCGAAGCGGCCTCCGACAGCGAGCGTAAAGAGTACTTCGCCATCTGGGATCAACTCATCGACGTTCTCGCATCGGCCGAGAAGAACCTGCTGCTGCGCGATTTCCACTCGCCGAATATTCTTTGGCGCCCGGACCGTGAAGGGCTCGACCGCATCGGCATCATCGATTTTCAGGACGCAATGATCGGTCCGACCGCCTATGATGTCGCGTCGCTCACGCAGGATGCGCGCGTTACCATAGACCAGGATCTGGCCGACCGGCTGGTGGGCGCCTATCTGGCCGAACGCAAGGCCTCCGGCCCCTTCGACGAGGCAAACTTTCTTCGCGACTGGCACCTGATGTCGGCGCAGCGCAACTGCAAGCTCGCCGGCATCTGGGTGCGGCTGATGCAGCGCGACGGCAAACCCGGCTACATGAAGCACATGCCGCGCACCTTCGGCTATCTAAGCCGTGCGCTCGGCCATGAGGTGCTGACACCCTTGCGCAATTGGTGCATTAAGGCTGGAATCCTGGCTAGCGAATCAGCCAACTGACAGGAAATTATGCCCATCACCAATGCCATGGTGCTTGCCGCCGGACTGGGCACCCGCCTCCGGCCAATCACCGACACACTGCCGAAACCCCTGGTCGAGATCGCCGGCAAGCCGATGATCGACTACGTGCTGGACATCCTGGCGGCTGCCGGCGTGACCAAGGCGGCGGTGAACGTCCATCACTTCGCCGACCAGATGGAAGAGCATCTCCGTCGCCGCGACACGCCGCATGTTCTGATTTCGGATGAACGCGACGCCTTGATGAATTCCGGTGGCGGACTCGCCAAGGGACTGAAGCTGCTCGACGACGGACCGTTGCTGGTCATGAATGCCGATCTCTTCTGGATCGGCGAAGAGGCCGGAAAGCCGAGCAATCTTCAAAGGCTGGCCCACTTCTTCGATCCAGAGAAGATGGACATGGCGCTGCTCTGCGTGCGGCTCGAGGACACGACCGGACACAACGGCAAGAAGGATTTTTCGCTCGCTGAGGACGGCCGGCTCGTCCGCTACGAGGAAGGCATGGAAAATCCCGTCGTCTATGCCGGCGCGATCGCCATGGAGTCGCGCCTCTTCGCCGATGCGCCGAGCGATGCCTTTAATCTCAACATCTATTTCGACCGCGCGATCGCCAGGGGACGCCTCTTCGGGCTGATGCTCGACGGCCACTGGATGACCGTCGGCACACCGGAAGCGATCGGCGAAGCCGAGGCGGCCGTACGGCGCTTCCAGCCGGGAGGATAGGGTGCCCGGCCACGCCTCGAACGTCTTCACGATCCCCGCCGGCCTGCCGTTCCTCAGAACGTTGGCGCAAAAGCTCTGCGACGGCGGGCTGGTTCCGGGTTTCAAGTACGATCCCGCGGATCCGCTGATGCTCGCCGGTGTGACGATCTTCGTTCCTACGCGACGGTCCGCGCGTGTGCTTCGCTCGGAGTTCGTCGATCTGCTCGGCGGCCGCTCGGCCATCCTGCCGACGATCCGCGCTCTCGGCGAGACGGACGACGACAGTGGCTTTTTCGACGCCGAGGTGCCCGCGATCCTCGATCTTGCCCCGCCTCTTTCCGGCACCGCGCGCCTGATCGAGCTCGGTCGCCTCATCCTCGCCTGGCGCAACCAGCTGCCTCAGGCGGTTCTCGATATCCATGGCGAAAGTCCGCTGATCGCGCCGGCGAGCCCCGCCGATGCCATCTGGCTCGCGCGCAATCTCGCCGATCTGATCGACGCCGTGGAAACCGAGGAACTCGACTGGGAGGCGCTCGATGGACTCGACGCCGGCGAACATGCGCTCTGGTGGCAATTGACGCTTGCCTTCCTCAAGATCGCCCGCACCTACTGGCCGGAGCGGCTGGACGAGCTGAAGCAGTCCTCGCCTTCCCGCCACCGCAACGCCATTCTGCAGGCGGAGACACAGCGTATCGCCGCAGGAAAGGTGAGCGGGCCGATCATCATCGCCGGTTCGACCGGTTCGATCCCGGTGACGGCCGCGCTGATCGCAGCCGTGAGCAGGCTGCCGAACGGCACCATCGTTCTGCCGGGGCTCGATCAGACGATGAGCGATACGGAATGGGAGCTGATCGTCGGCGATGCTTCGAGCGGCGTCACGAGAGATCCGGCAAGCCGCAGCCACCCGCAATACGGCTTCTACCGCCTGCTGAAACGCATGGGCCTCGGTCGGCGCGATGTCCAGACGCTTGAGCCGGCCGATAGTTCGCTCGACTATCGCAGCATGGTTCTCTCGCGCGCCCTGCTTCCGGCAAAGGCGACTGACAGCTGGACCCGGGCGCGTGGAGATTTCGATCAGGCAAGGCTCCTCTCGGCCTTCGCGGACGTCGCGCTGATCGAGACGGCCAATGAGCGGGAAGAGGCAACGGCCATCGCCATCGCGCTCCGGCTCGCGCTTGCCGACAGCGATGAAAGTCAGGCGGCCTTGATCACCCCGGATCGCGGCCTGGCGCGCCGCGTCGGGGCGGAGCTTGCCCGCTTCGGCATCGAGGCCGACGATTCCGCCGGCACGCCGCTCGCCGCCACAGCCGCCGGCGCCGTCGTCCGTTTGTTGCTGGAGGCGGCGTTGCGGCCGGGCGATCCCGTGCCACTGGTCGCTCTTCTGAAGCACCCGCTCGTCCGCTTCGGCGAGACAACCGAGTCTGTCCGGCGCGCCGCCGATGCGCTGGAACTCCTGGCGTTGCGCGGCGGTACGAGCAATGCCGACATTTCGGCGCTTGTCACCCTCGTCGATCAGGCGCTCGAAAAGCGAAAGCACGACCGTCATCCGCCCCCGTGGCAGAGTCGCCTCAACGAGGAGGATACAGCCGCCGCGCGGAATCTTGCCGAACGCGTTGCGTTGGCCGCCGAACCCTTGGCGAGCGCGTCCGTGCTTCACACGGACGGCCAGCCTCGGACCAAGGTGCTCACCCTTGCCGACTGGGCGGAGCGAACGGGCCGCGCATTGGAGGCCGTTTGCGTCGACGAGCGCGGCAGCCTTGGTGACCTCTGGTCCACGGAAGCTGGCGAAGCATTGGCAACGCTTCTCAAGGGCATCATCGAGACGGAAGGCCAGATGACCGCCGACGGGCCGCAATGGTGCGACATCGTCGAAGCGCTCGCGGCAAGCGAGGCGGTCAAGCCCCGTTCGATGCGGCATCCCCGCGTATTCATCTTCGGGGCGCTGGAATCGCGCCTGCAAAGCATGGACCTCGTTGTGCTCGGCGGCATGAACGAGGGCACATGGCCGGGACAGACGTCAAACGACCCCTTCCTGTCGCGGACAATGAAATCCGGAATCGGCCTCGAGCCGCCCGAACGGCGTATCGGCCAGCTCGCGCACGATTTCCAGATGGCCTGCGGCACGCGCCGGCTGATTCTGTCGCGCTCCATGCGCCAAGGTTCGGCACCAACTGTCGCGTCAAGGTGGCTGCAGCGCCTGCAGGCACTCGGCGGCGAAAGACTGACGCAACTCATCAAGTCCAACGGTGCGGACTATCTGCACTGGGCGCGCATTCTCGATGAAGGCGAAACCCAGCCGCTCGCCACGCGACCGGAACCAAAGCCGCCCGCCGAACTGCAGCCACGCAAATATTCCTTCAGCGAAGTGACTCGCCTTCGTCGTGATCCCTATGCCGTCTACGCGCGGCGGATCCTGCGGCTGCAGCCGATCGACCCCTTCAATCGTGATCCGGGGGCCGCCGAGCGTGGAACGCTCTACCATCGAATCGTCGATCGCTTCGTCAGGGGCGGTTTCGATCCAGCCTCGCCCGAAGCGGAAGCGGTGATGACCAGGTTGCTCAACGAGGCTTTCGACGAGGAAGGGCTTCCCCCGCATATCGACACGATCTGGCGCCCACGTTTTGCCGCCGTCGGAAGGGCGTTCCTTAAATGGGAGCGCGAACGCCGGAAGAGCATCACGAAATCTTTCACCGAGGTTCCGGCATCCATGGATATCGGCCTTGCGGATATCCGGCTGACCGGCATCGCCGATCGCCTTGATCGGCGCCCGGACGGCACCATCGACATCATCGACTACAAAACCGGCTCCAGCCCCTCGCCTAAGGAAGCGCGCAGTCTGCTCGATCCGCAGCTTTCGCTCGAGGCCGCCGCACTCAAGGCCGGCGCCTTCGGCGCGACGGGACGCGCCGAGCCGAATGCGCTTCTCTACGTCCGCCTGAAACCCGGCACCCGCTTCAGCGTCGATGCCGTCAACAACGAGGGTGGCAAATCGAAGGAGACAAAATCCGCAGACCAACTGGCGGAAGAATCGCTTGTCGAGCTGAGGAAGCTGCTCGCGGCGCTGATGAGCGGCAGGCACGGTTTCGCCTCGCGCCTGATCGTCCAGAAGGAGCGCGACTACGGGGGCGAATATGATCATCTGGCGCGGGTCGCCGAATGGGCGACCGCCGAAGGCGAGGATGATGCCGATGAGGGATGACGCTTTCGGGCCTCGGGAAACGACACCCCGGGCCTGGCTCGACTGGACAACGGAGCGGCAATCGCTTGCCTCCGATCCGGTGCGCTCGGCCTGGGTTTCCGCCAATGCCGGATCCGGCAAGACGCACGTCCTGACCCAGCGCGTCATCCGCCTGCTGCTCGCCGGCTGCCGCCCTTCTGCGATTCTCTGCCTCACCTATACGAAGGCCGCCGCTTCGGAAATGTCGAACCGGGTGTTCGAGCGCTTGGCCGAATGGGCGACGCTTGACGACGCCTCGCTTGAGAAGCGTATCGAAGCGATCGAAGGCGCCCGGCCATCGGCCGTGAAAATTCAAGAGGCGCGGCGGTTGTTCGCCGCCGCGCTTGAGACGCCCGGTGGCCTGAAGATCCAGACGATCCACGCCTTCTGCGAAGCGCTCCTGCATCAGTTTCCGCTCGAGGCCAATGTCGCCGGGCATTTTTCCGTGCTCGACGACAGCGCCGCCGCCGTCCTGCTCGCGGATGCACGGCGAGCGTTGCTGGCGGCTACCGCGGCGAACGACGCAGAGCTCGCTGGCGCCTTCGCCACGGTTCTCGATCTCGCCGACGATACCGGTCTTGAACGATTGCTCGCGACGATCGTCGCCAACCGTACGCCCATTCAAGCCTTTCTTGATCGCGCCTCGAAGCGGGGTGGATTGGAAGCGCATCTGCGCGCATCGCTCACGATTGCGCCCGGCGAAACCGCCGAAAGCGTGCTGGCGAAGGTCTGGCCGCTGGCTGGCCTGAACGGGGCGGCTCTTGAGCAATATCTCGACCTGGCAGCACGCAAGGGCGGCGCCAAGCCCTCAGAGTTTGCGGAAGGATTGAAGGCGGTTGGAAGGCTCGCCGATCCCGAGGAGCGCTACCGCACGCTGGTTGGGCTCTTCTTCAACGGCGGCGGCAAGCCGAGGGCTGGCTCGACCTTTCTCAACGCGGCGATGCGGCGCGAGGCGCCTGACCTCGCACCCCTGGTGGAGCAAGCGCGCGATCATGTCGTGGCCTGCGTGGATCGGCTCAGCGTCGTCAGGATGTACGAGGCGACACGTGCCGCTCTCACCCTCGCCGAAAGGCTCAACCGCGATTACGAGGAAATCAAGAAGGCGCGCAGCCAACTCGATTTCGAGGATCTGATCAATCGCACGGCCGCGCTTCTCGCGCGCGGCGATGTCGGTGCGTGGGTTCACTACAAGCTCGACCAGGGCATCGACCACATTCTCGTCGACGAGGCACAGGACACGAGCCCCGCGCAATGGACGATCATCCAGTCGCTTGCCGCCGATTTCTTCGCCGGAGAGACGGCGAGAGCGGACGAGCGGACGATCTTCGCCGTCGGCGACGAGAAGCAATCGATCTATTCGTTCCAGGGTGCACGGCCGGAGCGCTTCTCCCGCGAGAGCATCGTGACGGAGCGGCGGGTGCGCGCAGGCGGAAAATACTTCAGCCCGATCCGCCTGCAGCTTTCCTTCCGGTCGACCATCGACGTCCTTTCGGCGGTCGACACCGTCTTTGCCAACAAAGCGAACGCCAAGGGACTCAGCGCGAAGGAAGATGCGATCGTCCATGCCTCGAACCGGATCGGCCATGCCGGCGCGGTCGACGTATGGGACGTGATCGCGCCCGAACCGGTGCTCGCCGAAGAAGAGTGGACAGCTGCGTTCGATGCGACGCCCGAGCGCGCGCCGGCCAACATTCTGGCCCGACGCATCGCCGCGGTTCTCGATGACTGGATCGGCAAGGAGACCATCATCGAGAAGGGGGTTCGCCGACCGATGCGGCCGGGCGACATTATTGTCCTCGTTCGCAAGCGCGACGCTTTCGTCAATGCGTTGACGCGGGCCTTGAAGCGCAGAAATAACATCCCGGTCGCCGGCGCCGACCGCCTCGTGCTAACCAGTCACATTGCGATTCAGGACCTGATGGCGCTCGGCCGCTTTGCGCTGCTGCCGGACGACGACCTTTCTCTCGCCGCGCTCTTGAAAAGCCCGCTCATCAATCTTGGCGAGAGCGATCTTTTCGAACTTGCGGCGGGAAGGGCGGAAACCGAGAGCCTCTGGCAACGCCTGCAGAGTCTCGGAGTCGACGAGACGAGCCGATACCACCCGGTCGCGCGCACGCTTTCGCAATATGCGGATCTCGCCCGCCACATGCTGCCGCACGATTTCTACGCCCGCATCCTGGGCGTTCTGGGCGGCAGGGCGGCTTTCCTTGCCCGGCTGGGCAGCGAGGTCAGCGACATTCTCGATGAATTCCTGACGTTCGCGCTCGATCACGAAAGAACCGGCTTGCCCGGCCTGCAGGCCTTCATCTCGACGCTCGAGATCGAAGCGCCGACAGTCAAGCGCGAGCAGGACAAGGAGCGTGACGAAGTGCGCGTCATGACCGTGCACGCGGCAAAGGGCCTGGAGGCGCCGGTTGTCTTCCTCGTCGACGGCGGCGGCAAGGCCTTCAACAGCCAGCATGTTCCTGATCTCCGCCTTTTCGAAAAGCAGCGGCCGGACGGTTCCATCGTCACCGTGCCTGTCTGGCGGGCGCCCGGCTCTGGAACGAATTCCCTGCTCAACGCCGACAATGCCCGCCTGAAGGCACTGGCGGAGGAGGAATACCGGCGCCTCCTCTATGTCGGCATGACCCGCGCCGCAGACCGGCTCGTCATATGCGGCTATCGCGGACAGAGAGAGAATACCGATACCTGGCACGCCATGGTCCAGGGGACGTTGGCGCAGGATATCAAGGGACGCGGGACGCCGATGGTGTTCCGCGCGGGCGGCGAAGAATGGACGGGCCACGTGTGGCGCGAGGCGCACGCCCATATCGACGCCACCATTGCCGATGGCATGCAAGCCGGGGGAGAGCACACGACGCCGGGCCTGCCCGCCACGCTGTCCGCCCCGTTGCCGCCGCTGCGTCGGCTGCCGCGGCCGCTCACCCCATCCGGCACCAACATTGTCATCGATGATCCGGACAGCGAATCGATCGTCGGATCGGCGCTCTTCACCGAAAAGGCAGCACCCAATCGGTCGCTGCTGCGCGGCGCCATCCTTCATCGGCTGCTGCAGGTTCTCCCGTCGATCGATCCTGCGGAACGCCGGGCGGCGGCAGACCGCTATCTACTGCGGTCAGTCCCACGCTGGTCCGAGCCGGAGCGTCGGGCGCTTGCCGATGCCGTAATGAATGTGCTGGACCACCCGGACCTCAATACGCTCTATACCGCGCACAGCCGGGCGGAAGTTTCCGTCATGGGAACGCTCGTGCTCGGCGGGCGTGAGTTCGCGGTGTCGGGCCGTGTCGATCGGCTGACCGTTTCCGGCGATACGGTGACGATTGCGGACTTCAAAACGAATCGCCAGGTGCCAACGTCTCTGGCTGAGGTCCCACCTGTCTACAGGACGCAGCTTGCCATTTACCGGGAACTGCTCAAGCCGCTCTATCCCGGGCGACGGTTCCGTTGCGCGCTGATCTACACCGAGGGACCGGCAATCCAGGTGCTTCCCGAAGCGATGCTGGACAGGAGCCTTGAAGAGCTCGCGACAAAGTGAGATACACGATATTGAAAATCCGGTGGCGACGCCTCACATGAGGCACAACATCTGGACATGCCGCGCCGCCCCGGTTCAAACCGCAAAGGCGCGGCAACATTTTTGAAGTACCGCACGATCAAGGTCGTACGGTCGCCATTTCCGAAAGCAAGGAGCAGCAGATGGCCACTGTGAAAGTCGATACCTCCAATTTTCAGCAGGAAGTCCTGAACTCGGCCGAGCCGGTCGTCGTCGATTTCTGGGCGGAATGGTGCGGTCCGTGCAAAATGATCGCGCCGAGCCTTGAGGAAATCGCAACCGAGCTCGCCGGCAAGGTCAAGGTTGCCAAGCTCAACATCGACGAAAACCCCGAGCTTGCCGCTCAGTACGGCGTACGCTCGATCCCGACGCTCGCCATGTTCAAGGCCGGCGAAGTGGCGGACATCAAGGTTGGCGCCGCCCCGAAGACCGCGTTGACTTCTTGGATTTCGACTGCCGCAGCTTGAACTGCCCAAGTCCCAGAACTTGAAGAGCCCGGCTTGCCGGGCTTTTTTCTTGCCGTCGACGCCGAGCGCATGGCGCGCGCAAACCCTGACCGCTCACGTAATTCCGGACAGAAAACCGTTACACACTTTTCCAGGAATTGCTCTATCGCGGCGGCGTGCCGTTTTCGGCGAGCACCTCGCCGACGAGATAGAGCGATCCGCCGATCAGGATGCGCGGCGGAACGGGATCCTCGTCGACAAGCTCGGCAATGATCCCGAGCGCTTCCGCGACGGACGAGGTCGCGGTGGTCTCGAAACCGACGAAGCCGGCATCCTCGGCCAAGGCCACAGGGTCCAGGCTGGAATCAGACCCGTGGATCGGCACAGTAAAGACCTGCTCCGCAAGACCGAGAAAGGCCTTGAAATAGCCGACCGGATCCTTGGTGTTGATCATGCCGATGATTAGAAACAGAGGCCGCGGCTCGCGCTCCTCGAAACTCGCCATCGCCTCGGCGATGACCTGACCCGCGCCCGGGTTGTGTCCACCGTCGACCCAGATCTCGGCACCCGGCGGACCGTGATGCGAAAGCTTGCCGCCGGCAAGGCGCTGCAGGCGCCCGGGCCATTCGACGCTGGCCAGCCCCTTCTCGATGGCCGCCTCCGGAACATCGAAACCGGCCGCCCTGACGGCGCGGATCGCCGCGGCGGCGTTGGCATATTGGTGCCGACCGGGTAGGCGCGGCAGCGGCAGGTCCGCCAATCCGCGTTCGTCCTGGAAGACGAGCCGGCCAAACTCCTCATGCGCCATGTAATCCTGACCGTAGACGGACATCGGGCAACCAAGGCGCTCGGCGGTGGAGACGAGCACATCGCGCACGCCGTCTTCCTCCTGATGGCCGATCACCACCGGGCAGCCGCGCTTCATGATCCCGGCCTTTTCGGCAGCGATCAGTTCCACCCGATCGCCGAGATAGGACTGGTGATCGAGCGAAATCGGCATGATGACGGAAACCGCCGGCCGGGCAATCACGTTGGTCGCGTCGAACCGGCCGCCAAGACCGACCTCGATGATTGCGACGTCAGCAGTGTGCTCGGCAAAGAGCAGGAAGGTGACCGCGGTCAGGATTTCGAAGACCGTGATGTGTTGGCCGGCATTGGCTTCCGCCACGCGCCGCACCGCATCGGCAAGCACGCGATCGCCAACCAAAGTGCCCTTGCCGCCCTTCACCCCGAGGCGATAGCGCTCATGCCAATTCACGAGATGCGGCGACGTGTGGACGTGGACACTCAGACCCGCGGCCTCGAGGATCGCCCGGGAAAAGGCGGTGACGGAGCCTTTGCCGTTGGTGCCAGCGACATGGATGACTGGCGGCAACCGCTCTTGCGGGTTTCCGAGTGCCGCCAAAAGCCGGGTGACCCTGTCGAGCGACAGGTCGAACCCCTTTGGATGCAGAGCGAGAAGCTTCTCGATCTCCTGTGCCGCTTCGCTGACCTGCGTCGCCGTCATGTCAATCGCCTCGAAAATCGTCCGCCGGAACGCACCCGCTGTAGAGTGTGAAGCGGTTCCAGCCCGGATGATGCCACACCAAGTCCACCGAAACCGAGCAGGCGCGACGTCTAGGCCCGCGCCGCGACCGGTGCGGCCGTCACTTGCGATTCACCCTCGCGCTTGGCAGCTTCAACCGGCTTCTTCGTCAGGATCCTCAGCACACGTGCAAGAGTCGCCGGGATGTCATGCCGCTTGACCACCATGTCGACCATGCCGTGCTCCAGCAGGTATTCGGACGTCTGGAAGCCTTCCGGCAGTTTCTCGCGCAGG from Sinorhizobium garamanticum harbors:
- the tsaE gene encoding tRNA (adenosine(37)-N6)-threonylcarbamoyltransferase complex ATPase subunit type 1 TsaE, with the protein product MKHLQRFLKDEAATIGLGEDLALALKAGDCVALSGDLGAGKSTFARALLRAIADDETLEVPSPTFTLVQNYDLRIPVAHFDLYRLADASELDELGFDEALSEGICLVEWPEKAEEALPSERITLTFTHEGEGRRLAISAPDASFERISRSLAIRSFLSQNGLAAARRRHLSGDASVRAYERIRGNADPAKVLMDAPRHKPGPILQDGKYYQQLAHLAEDVVPFVAISELLRGRGFAAPAIYARDLDKGILLIEDLGSEGIVDAAGKPIAERYLESVRLLARLHGEPPTREIAIGDGLVHRIPDFDRTAIKIETSLLIDWYLPWKRGEAASDSERKEYFAIWDQLIDVLASAEKNLLLRDFHSPNILWRPDREGLDRIGIIDFQDAMIGPTAYDVASLTQDARVTIDQDLADRLVGAYLAERKASGPFDEANFLRDWHLMSAQRNCKLAGIWVRLMQRDGKPGYMKHMPRTFGYLSRALGHEVLTPLRNWCIKAGILASESAN
- a CDS encoding nucleotidyltransferase family protein — protein: MPITNAMVLAAGLGTRLRPITDTLPKPLVEIAGKPMIDYVLDILAAAGVTKAAVNVHHFADQMEEHLRRRDTPHVLISDERDALMNSGGGLAKGLKLLDDGPLLVMNADLFWIGEEAGKPSNLQRLAHFFDPEKMDMALLCVRLEDTTGHNGKKDFSLAEDGRLVRYEEGMENPVVYAGAIAMESRLFADAPSDAFNLNIYFDRAIARGRLFGLMLDGHWMTVGTPEAIGEAEAAVRRFQPGG
- the addB gene encoding double-strand break repair protein AddB produces the protein MPGHASNVFTIPAGLPFLRTLAQKLCDGGLVPGFKYDPADPLMLAGVTIFVPTRRSARVLRSEFVDLLGGRSAILPTIRALGETDDDSGFFDAEVPAILDLAPPLSGTARLIELGRLILAWRNQLPQAVLDIHGESPLIAPASPADAIWLARNLADLIDAVETEELDWEALDGLDAGEHALWWQLTLAFLKIARTYWPERLDELKQSSPSRHRNAILQAETQRIAAGKVSGPIIIAGSTGSIPVTAALIAAVSRLPNGTIVLPGLDQTMSDTEWELIVGDASSGVTRDPASRSHPQYGFYRLLKRMGLGRRDVQTLEPADSSLDYRSMVLSRALLPAKATDSWTRARGDFDQARLLSAFADVALIETANEREEATAIAIALRLALADSDESQAALITPDRGLARRVGAELARFGIEADDSAGTPLAATAAGAVVRLLLEAALRPGDPVPLVALLKHPLVRFGETTESVRRAADALELLALRGGTSNADISALVTLVDQALEKRKHDRHPPPWQSRLNEEDTAAARNLAERVALAAEPLASASVLHTDGQPRTKVLTLADWAERTGRALEAVCVDERGSLGDLWSTEAGEALATLLKGIIETEGQMTADGPQWCDIVEALAASEAVKPRSMRHPRVFIFGALESRLQSMDLVVLGGMNEGTWPGQTSNDPFLSRTMKSGIGLEPPERRIGQLAHDFQMACGTRRLILSRSMRQGSAPTVASRWLQRLQALGGERLTQLIKSNGADYLHWARILDEGETQPLATRPEPKPPAELQPRKYSFSEVTRLRRDPYAVYARRILRLQPIDPFNRDPGAAERGTLYHRIVDRFVRGGFDPASPEAEAVMTRLLNEAFDEEGLPPHIDTIWRPRFAAVGRAFLKWERERRKSITKSFTEVPASMDIGLADIRLTGIADRLDRRPDGTIDIIDYKTGSSPSPKEARSLLDPQLSLEAAALKAGAFGATGRAEPNALLYVRLKPGTRFSVDAVNNEGGKSKETKSADQLAEESLVELRKLLAALMSGRHGFASRLIVQKERDYGGEYDHLARVAEWATAEGEDDADEG
- the addA gene encoding double-strand break repair helicase AddA, whose amino-acid sequence is MRDDAFGPRETTPRAWLDWTTERQSLASDPVRSAWVSANAGSGKTHVLTQRVIRLLLAGCRPSAILCLTYTKAAASEMSNRVFERLAEWATLDDASLEKRIEAIEGARPSAVKIQEARRLFAAALETPGGLKIQTIHAFCEALLHQFPLEANVAGHFSVLDDSAAAVLLADARRALLAATAANDAELAGAFATVLDLADDTGLERLLATIVANRTPIQAFLDRASKRGGLEAHLRASLTIAPGETAESVLAKVWPLAGLNGAALEQYLDLAARKGGAKPSEFAEGLKAVGRLADPEERYRTLVGLFFNGGGKPRAGSTFLNAAMRREAPDLAPLVEQARDHVVACVDRLSVVRMYEATRAALTLAERLNRDYEEIKKARSQLDFEDLINRTAALLARGDVGAWVHYKLDQGIDHILVDEAQDTSPAQWTIIQSLAADFFAGETARADERTIFAVGDEKQSIYSFQGARPERFSRESIVTERRVRAGGKYFSPIRLQLSFRSTIDVLSAVDTVFANKANAKGLSAKEDAIVHASNRIGHAGAVDVWDVIAPEPVLAEEEWTAAFDATPERAPANILARRIAAVLDDWIGKETIIEKGVRRPMRPGDIIVLVRKRDAFVNALTRALKRRNNIPVAGADRLVLTSHIAIQDLMALGRFALLPDDDLSLAALLKSPLINLGESDLFELAAGRAETESLWQRLQSLGVDETSRYHPVARTLSQYADLARHMLPHDFYARILGVLGGRAAFLARLGSEVSDILDEFLTFALDHERTGLPGLQAFISTLEIEAPTVKREQDKERDEVRVMTVHAAKGLEAPVVFLVDGGGKAFNSQHVPDLRLFEKQRPDGSIVTVPVWRAPGSGTNSLLNADNARLKALAEEEYRRLLYVGMTRAADRLVICGYRGQRENTDTWHAMVQGTLAQDIKGRGTPMVFRAGGEEWTGHVWREAHAHIDATIADGMQAGGEHTTPGLPATLSAPLPPLRRLPRPLTPSGTNIVIDDPDSESIVGSALFTEKAAPNRSLLRGAILHRLLQVLPSIDPAERRAAADRYLLRSVPRWSEPERRALADAVMNVLDHPDLNTLYTAHSRAEVSVMGTLVLGGREFAVSGRVDRLTVSGDTVTIADFKTNRQVPTSLAEVPPVYRTQLAIYRELLKPLYPGRRFRCALIYTEGPAIQVLPEAMLDRSLEELATK
- the trxA gene encoding thioredoxin, whose product is MATVKVDTSNFQQEVLNSAEPVVVDFWAEWCGPCKMIAPSLEEIATELAGKVKVAKLNIDENPELAAQYGVRSIPTLAMFKAGEVADIKVGAAPKTALTSWISTAAA
- a CDS encoding bifunctional folylpolyglutamate synthase/dihydrofolate synthase, with the protein product MTATQVSEAAQEIEKLLALHPKGFDLSLDRVTRLLAALGNPQERLPPVIHVAGTNGKGSVTAFSRAILEAAGLSVHVHTSPHLVNWHERYRLGVKGGKGTLVGDRVLADAVRRVAEANAGQHITVFEILTAVTFLLFAEHTADVAIIEVGLGGRFDATNVIARPAVSVIMPISLDHQSYLGDRVELIAAEKAGIMKRGCPVVIGHQEEDGVRDVLVSTAERLGCPMSVYGQDYMAHEEFGRLVFQDERGLADLPLPRLPGRHQYANAAAAIRAVRAAGFDVPEAAIEKGLASVEWPGRLQRLAGGKLSHHGPPGAEIWVDGGHNPGAGQVIAEAMASFEEREPRPLFLIIGMINTKDPVGYFKAFLGLAEQVFTVPIHGSDSSLDPVALAEDAGFVGFETTATSSVAEALGIIAELVDEDPVPPRILIGGSLYLVGEVLAENGTPPR